In Leucoraja erinacea ecotype New England chromosome 15, Leri_hhj_1, whole genome shotgun sequence, the following proteins share a genomic window:
- the LOC129703852 gene encoding probable G-protein coupled receptor 139 produces MAGADLLVVIFDVVLYRISYIFFRGSFLDVTPVCRIIIVLLNAATDSSVWLTVTFTFDRYVAVCCQKLKAKYCSRQTSAKVIASVCVISLLKCIPWYFVFGPRYTVSSVPWDCVVKPVYFSSPGWAVFAWLHRAFTPFLPFALILILNILTVKHVLEASRARRSFRNHSGGEKDDDPEMRNRRKSMVLLFAISGSFILLWMLGILYFILLRITGVYYYKGPHDPVFILQQTSRMLQLLSCCTNTCIYAITQTKFREELKNAILYLVFRFKK; encoded by the coding sequence ATGGCTGGAGCAGATCTTTTGGTGGTTATCTTTGATGTCGTTTTGTACCGGATCAGTTATATCTTTTTCCGAGGTTCTTTCCTGGACGTCACGCCCGTTTGTCGTATCATTATTGTGCTGCTCAATGCGGCCACAGACTCTTCTGTTTGGCTAACAGTCACCTTCACCTTTGATCGATATGTGGCTGTTTGTTGCCAAAAGCTGAAAGCGAAATATTGCAGCAGGCAAACGTCAGCCAAGGTCATTGCATCCGTGTGTGTAATAAGCTTATTGAAATGCATCCCGTGGTACTTTGTATTTGGGCCTCGGTATACGGTTAGCAGTGTGCCTTGGGACTGCGTTGtaaagccagtttatttttcctCCCCCGGCTGGGCGGTGTTTGCTTGGCTCCACCGGGCGTTCACCCCTTTCCTCCCATTCGCCTTGATTCTGATTCTCAATATTCTGACGGTCAAACACGTTTTGGAGGCAAGCAGAGCTCGTCGGAGTTTCCGCAATCACAGCGGCGGGGAGAAGGACGATGACCCCGAGATGAGGAACAGGCGGAAATCCATGGTTTTACTGTTTGCTATATCTGGAAGTTTCATCCTGCTGTGGATGTTGGGCATTCTGTACTTCATATTGTTGCGGATTACGGGTGTGTATTATTACAAAGGCCCCCACGACCCCGTGTTTATTTTGCAACAAACCAGCCGCATGTTGCAGCTTCTGAGCTGCTGTACAAACACGTGTATTTACGCCATAACACAGACTAAGTTCAGGGAGGAGTTGAAAAATGCAATACTCTACCTGGTTTTTCGATTTAAGAAGTGA
- the LOC129704210 gene encoding protein phosphatase 1K, mitochondrial-like: protein MALLAIALSCRYHGAAVSKIAKLTYIQQRSFLSSSAKANREAVEINQHLATWDRFGIWLNDPIIHLPRIRELQSKKVANVGCASLTGERRQNEDRFSIAELVNGLFCFAVFDGHGGSDAAEYCSRYIGRYIQHNLQTEVNLETVLMKSFLQIDSDFAQNSYDSGKGQLFTSGTTATVALLKEDSLTVANVGDSQAILCHEGKADQLTHDHTPRRRDERKRIKECGGFIDWNCAGSPYVNGRLAMTRSIGDVDLKPYGVTAQPEVKTVELQRTKDCFLVLTTDGVSAIMDAQEVCDIVKKCQDPSEAATVVNEQALQYGTHDNVTTIVVPFGAWGKYSTSFTRSGFGRMMVASSRWH, encoded by the exons ATGGCTCTGCTTGCAATTGCTCTTTCGTGTCGATATCATGGAGCTGCAGTTTCTAAAATAGCAAAGCTCACGTATATCCAGCAAAgatccttcctctcttccagcgcAAAAGCAAATAGAGAAGCCGTTGAAATAAATCAACATTTGGCAACATGGGACAGGTTTGGCATTTGGTTAAATGACCCAATTATCCATCTGCCTCGAATTAGAGAGCTTCAAAGTAAAAAGGTTGCTAACGTTGGCTGTGCAAGTCTGACTGGAGAAAGAAGGCAGAATGAAGATCGTTTCAGTATAGCTGAACTTGTCAATGGGTTGTTCTGCTTTGCTGTCTTTGATGGACATGGAGGGTCTGATGCTGCTGAGTATTGTTCCAGATATATTGGACGTTATATACA ACATAATCTACAGACAGAAGTAAATTTGGAAACGGTCTTGATGAAATCCTTTCTGCAAATAGATAGTGACTTCGCACAAAATAGTTATGATTCGGGGAAAG GACAACTATTCACATCAGGAACAACAGCAACTGTGGCTTTGTTGAAGGAAGATTCTCTCACAGTGGCTAATGTTGGAGATAGTCAAGCTATTCTTTGTCATGAAGGAAAAGCTGATCAATTAACACACGATCACACCCCACGGAGGAGAGatgaaaggaaaag GATCAAGGAGTGTGGTGGTTTCATAGACTGGAATTGTGCCGGCAGCCCATATGTGAACGGTCGATTAGCCATGACCCGTAGCATTGGAGATGTTGATCTCAAACCATATGGAGTAACAGCTCAGCCTGAAGTTAAAACAGTGGAG TTGCAACGTACAAAAGACTGTTTCCTGGTCCTGACGACTGATGGAGTTAGTGCCATTATGGATGCTCAAGAAGTATGCGACATTGTGAAAAAATGCCAAGATCCATCAGAAGCTGCAACCGTTGTAAATGAGCAG GCATTGCAGTACGGAACCCACGATAACGTGACAACGATAGTGGTGCCATTCGGGGCTTGGGGAAAGTACAGTACTTCATTCACTCGCTCTGGGTTTGGAAGAATGATGGTGGCAAGTTCCAGATGGCATTGA